Within the Rhizobium grahamii genome, the region CGTGCAGCCGCCGGCTGCTCCGATCGCGTTGTCAGATCCGCGGGGAAGACGACCGCGGAACTATCCTTCACCACGGCATCGGTGCGCGCTTGTCTTGCGAGTAGACCAAGCCGCTCCGCTTCCAAGGTTCTGACATCGCCGCGATCCGAGAGAACGTCACGCTGGAGATCGATCAGGTTGCCGTTGGCAGGCCCGAGGCCTCCAGCCATGCTGAGAGCCTGCACGACGGTCAGGCCGGGGCTGTAATTGAATTTTCCGGGATTGGCGACTGCGCCGGTCACAAAGAACGGGCGATACTCGGCCACTTCCACGGAGGCGTTGGGTCTCTTCTGCAATCCGACCTGTGCCTGAAGACGTTCACCGATCGAATCCGCCACCTGTTCCAGCGTCTTGCCTGCCGCAGGAACCGTCCCGATGATCGGCAGCGAAAGGTTGCCGGCGGCTGAGATCGTAAACTCGCCCGTCAGGGGCACCCACTCGAAGGCCGTTCCACTGGTCGGTCGCCACTCGAAGACGCGTACCTTCAATGTATCCTGCGGACCCAGGATGTAGTCCTCCGCAAATGCGGGCGCGGCTGCCAAGCCCGCGCAGGCCATCGCGAGGACGGCTAGTCGCGCCCAAGCAGGACCGTATGGCATGCGCGTGGCGCTTCTCGAATATTTACGTCGCATTGTAGCGGAGATCGGCATTGGTGGTACTCCTTACGCACACCTGGCTATCGCAGCGATACGGCCCGCGCCCCGTAATCGAGGCTTGCTACGTCGCTGACCACGCCTGTTGCTCTTCCGACAAACGCGCCGAATTTCTCCATGAACACGTCGGTACGGAATTCGGCGGCGCGTGCGACTGCATCGCCCGGGTTGAAGTCGCTACGCCGAAAACGCTCGATGGCCTCGATGAGACTGTCTACGGTCTGGCTATTGAAGAACACGCCAGTCTTGCCGGCAACGACGGTTTCCGTGGCACCACCCCTTCCATAGGCGATGACGGGGCGCCCGCTCGCCATTGCCTCGACGGGTACGATTCCGAAGTCTTCTTCCCCCGGAAAGATGAGTGCCTGGCAGCGTGCGTAGTGGTGCTTTAGGACGTCGAACGGCTGTGGTCCCAGGATTGTCACGGTCGGTCCGGCGATCTTGCGCAGATGGTTGAGCAGTTCGCCGCCGCCGATAACGACCAGCTTCAGCCCGAGGCGATTGAATGCCTCCACTGCGAGATCGGGGCGTTTGTAGCTCACGAGTTCTCCGACCATCAGAAAATAGTCGTTAACGTCAGACGACGGCACCGGCCGGAATGCTCGCGTATCGACGGGCGGGTGAATAACGACCGCGTCGCGGCGGTAGTAGCTCTTGATCCGGTGCGCGACCGTGGAGGAGTTGGCCACGAAATCATCGACGCGATTGGCCGTCGCGACATCCCAGGTCCTCAGATAGTGCGCCAGCGGCGGCATCATCATCCGCGTCATCAATCCGGAGTCGTGGTAGTACCGGTTGTACATGTTCCAGATGTAGCGCATCGGCGAATGGCAGTAGCAGACGTGCACGGCGGGAGAGGTGGGGATGACACCTTTTGCAGGTCCGGACTCGCTGCTGATGACGAGGTCGTAGTCGCTGAGGTCGATCTGTTCCAATGCCATCGGCATCAGTGGCAGATAGCGCTTATACATCCGCCTTGCATAGGGCAGGCCGTCGATGAAGGTCGTGCGAATAGAATGGCGCTTGATAGTGTCTGATATCGCCGATGGATCAAAAACATGCGTGTAGATATCGGCTGAGGGGTAGATATCGCACAGTGCCTCGAGGACTTTTTCGCCCCCTCGCATCCCGACGAGCCAGTAATGAATGATTGCTACTCGCATGGAATGCTCCACGAACACAGACAATCTTGGCGTGCAAAAAGGAACAATTCGTCCCAGCGCCTTCTGCCTAAGAATATATCAAACATGCCTTGCCATCACCAAAAAAGAGGTTGATGCTCCGGCGCCGTTGATACTTAGGCAATTCTGCGTTGCACTCATTTATATTGCGATGCAATATTAGCATTGTCAAATTATTTAACCCTTGTTACCTTTGCTTTGCGTGCCATTTGGCATTGTCTGCACATGCCCGAGTGATGTCATTCTCTTGTAGGGAGTTCGCAGATGAGTGGATTTAATCTCAGTCGGGATTTCGACAGATTGGACGAGGCGCAAGTGCACGGAGAGGCAAGAGGGCCTTCCCGTGCAGGTCCGTCGCGGATGAAGGGCATCGCAGGCGGCGTGAAATGCGGGTTGGATATCTTTCTTGCCAGCGCAGGATTGATCGTGCTTTCGCCGATGATCCTGATGGTTATCGCGATACTTCTTGTACTGCAGGGACGGCCGATCTTCATCGCCCACCCTCGGATCGGCCGTAGGGGGGCGGTGTTTCCGTGCCTAAAATTCCGCACGATGGTTCCCGACGCCGCAGACGTTCTGACGCGCTATCTCGCCGCAAATCCCAGGGAGAGGGCGGAATGGAAGGCCACGCGGAAACTGAAGAACGATCCGCGGATTACCCCCTTCGGTGCTTTCCTTCGGCGCAGCAGCGTCGATGAGATACCGCAGCTCTTCAACGTCATTCGTGGCCAGATGAGCCTTGTCGGCCCGCGTCCGATTGTCGCGAGCGAAGCGGAACTCTATGGATCTCATTTCAGCGATTACATCCGGGTGCGTCCGGGACTGACAGGTCTGTGGCAGATCAGCGGCAGAAGCGACACGAGCTACAGCGCGCGTGTCGAACTCGATGTGCGATATGTGACCGAGCATACCGTATGGGGCGATGTCGTCATAATGGCGAGGACGATCCCCGCCGTTTTGCGCTCGCGGGGCAGCTACTGAGAGGGGCACGTCGTCCCCGTTTCAAGCCCCGCTTGATCGTCCGGCCAGCGAAACCAGCGAGCTGGCCGAACAGTGCAACATAGCCATAAAGACGCGCCTACGCACTGAAGAAGTCGACAGGAAGCCGATATGAATGCAACGGTACCCTTTGCGATAAATGGCCGATTTCTAACGCAAAGCGCCACCGGCGTTCAGCGCTACGCAATGAATGTCGTTCGTGAAATGGACCGCGCAATGGTGGCGGGCGAGAGCGCGCCCATCATAGTAGTGCCACCGCACGCGACCGATCCTGGCCTGACAAAGATGCCTGTTGTTGCGCACGGTCGATTGCAGGGGCACGCCTGGGAGCAGCTGTCGCTGCCGACCGCGTTTTCAGGTCGCTTGCTGAACCTCTGCAACACCGCCCCGGCTCTGAAACGCGATCAGATCATCTGTATCCATGACGCCAACATATTCGCAGCACCGGAAAGCTACAGCTCCAGGTTTCGAATGCTTTATCGCTCGCTCCAGCCATATTTGGCTCGCCGGGCAGCGAGGATCGTTACGGTGTCGCATGCCGCCGCCCGCCAGATCGAGCGCTACCTGCCGGTTCGCGTCGAGGATATCGCGGTTCTCCCGAATGGCCACGAACACGCGCTCGCGTGGGACCCATCGAAGGCGCAGATCGCGCCATCCTTTTTCCGAGGATACGGCAATCCGAGCGAGCGACCGTTCGTGCTCGCACTGGGGTCACGTGCCCGGCACAAGAATCTGGCGCTGCTTGTGACGGCGGCAGACGCTTTGGCCGAGATCGGCGTCGATCTCGTTGTGGCCGGCGATGGCGGCGCTGTTTTTGCCACCGAAAATCTCCGCGCAAGACCAAACGTTCATCTGCTCGGAAGGGTGACTGATGACGATCTGGCTTATCTGCTGGAACGGGCCCTGTGTCTCGCGTTCCCGTCATTCGCCGAAGGGTTTGGGCTTCCGATCGTCGAGGCCATGGCGCGCGGTTGCCCGGTTGTTGCTTCGAACTGCGCCAGCATGCCCGAGGTCTGCGGCCCGGCAGCGTTGCTTGCCTCTCCCTTTGATGCGGCCGAATGGATCGGACATATCCGTGCTCTCAAGGAGTCTCCCGATCTCGCCAGCGACCTCGTCGGTAGGGGCTGGAACGTGTGAAGCTGTTCTCGTGGCAAAATACCGCGGAGGGATATCTCTCACTTCTTCAGGAGCCTTCGAGGAACTTGAGTTCGTATGGCAAGGAGAGACCGGCAAAGCCTCGAATTGCTACGGTGTTCGCGACGCGTGGGCGACCGGAGATTGTCAGCCGAGCGGTCAAACGTCTTCTCCAGACACAGTCATTGAAACCGATCGGTGTCATTGTCTCATGTGCCGAGCCTTCGGATGCGGGCGATCTTGCCGTTACCCCTGGTGTGCGTGTCCTCACCGGTCCTTCCGGGCTTGCAGCCCAGCGCAACACGGCGCTGCGAGATCTGCCGCCAGACACCGAGATCGTCGCGTTCTTCGACGACGATTTCATAGCGGATAGTGAATGGCTGGCGACGGCAGGCAGCGTCTTTCGCGACGAGAGCCGCATCGCCGCCTTCACCGGGCGCGTGGTTGCCGACGGGATAAAGGGGCCGGGCATCGGTTTCGATGAAGCCGTCCGCCTACTGGAAGCCGCGCCACCCGATGATCGGAGCTGGGCTGAGCCATACAGCCCCTATGGTTGCAATATGGCCTTTCGTGTCGCCGCCATCAGCGGCATGCGGTTCGACGAGCGGCTCGTCCTATACAGCTGGTTGGAGGATCGTGATTTTGCCGCGACGCTTGCAAAAACCGGTGGCCGCTGTGTGAAGTCGGGTAGGGCCTACGGTGTCCACATGGGGGCCAAGAGCGGCCGCATCAGCGGGGAGCGGCTGGGCTACTCGCAGATCATCAATCCGCTCTACATGCTGCGCAAGGGAACGATGACGATAGGCCAGGCTGCGGATCAGATCCTCCGCAACCTCGTCAGCAATTTCGGCAGGCTGGTCTGGCCCGAACCATTCATCGACAGGCGAGGGCGCGTTCGCGGAAATCTTATCGCCTTGCGAGATGTCTTGAACGGTCGCCTCGAACCCGAGCGCGCCGCTACGCTGCCGAAAAGAACAATCCGGTCCACAGAGCTTGAGGTACAAGCGAAATGATGTTCAGCAACCTCCGGCCATTGGAGCGCTCTTCGCGGCTTTGGCGGTTCGACGACGGAAACGCGGATGCCGGGTCAGATGGCCCTCTGGCCCTCGTGCGGACGATGTGCCTGCTGGCGCTCCGGCATAAGACGCTGCTGATAGCTTGCACGGCGGTTGGCCTTGTCGCTGCGGGCCTCTATGCGAATTCGCTGCCGAGAACCTATGTCTCATCGGCGACGCTGCTGCTTGAACCGCGTCAGGCCGCTATCCCGGGATTGGAGGGTGTGGCTCAGCAAGGGCTCGATCTCAACCGGGCCGACAGCGAGTTGCAGATCATACGCTCCGAGCGGCTGCTTTCCTCCGTGTTCGATAGCCTCGGCCTGCAGTCTAATCCTGAGCTCGGACCACAGGCGCCAACCGAGGCCGATCGTATCTTGTCGCCGCTGCACAAGCTCTGGGGTGGCGACGAGACTTCCGGCGGCGAAGCCCGCGCCCCGAGCGCTTCCGACAGTACGCGGCGCCTGGAAACGGATGCGCGCCGGGCAGCCTTCAGCAACTTCGCGAAACGCCTCGATGCCCGCCGCGTTGGCCAGTCCTATGTCATCGAGATAGAATATTCGTCGTCGGATCCGGCGCTGCCGGCCCGCGTGGCGAATGCTGCGGTGTCGGCCTATATCATGCAGGCGGTCGCCTTCAAGGCTCAGGCCGTACTGGCCGGCGGCGGAGCACTGCAGGGCCGGCTTGACGCGCTTGACGCACAGGTGGATGCGGCAAACGAGGCGATGAAGCGTGGTGTGCTGCCGGCCATTCCAACACCGGATGCCGACGCCCGTATCATTGGTGCAGCGCTTACGCCCTTAAGTCCCGCCAGTCCGCGGCCGAAGCTGATAATCCTGCTTGGCGGCTTGCTCGGGCTGTTCGCCGGGTCCTGCCTCGTGGCGTTGAACTTCGCGTTCGATCGGAAGATTCTCACCGCGGACGAACTGGCGCGCGAAACCGGTGTACCATGTTTGGGATCGGTACCCGATGTCGGCGATGGCCCAGCCAGTACCGGGCGTCTTCACAAGCAGCAATGCCACTACGCAACCGCGATCCGTGATCTGAGGACGTCGGTTGAGATTGCCTGTTCGACGCTGCGCAGCGAAAGGAGCATTGTGATCGCGCTGGTCGGTTGGTCGTCAGGCAGCGGGGTTTCGACGCTCTGCTTCAGTCTCGCCCAGCTCATCAGGGGAAGCGGGCGCTATGTGACGCTGTTCCAGGAGAAGGAGTGGCCGGAGAGGTCGAATGGAGAGGCACGCGTCGCCGCGCCGACATCGCTTGCCGACGCCGCAATATCAGGCGGGCAACAGGATCTCCTTTTCCGGAATCTCGATGGCGTCGCTGTCCTTCCGATCCACTCGACCGACAAGAAGGCGAACCTCTTTGCGGATTTTCGCAGCCCCCGTGTTGGACGACTTCTCGATGCCGCCCGACTTCAGGGCGACGTCCTGCTCGACCTGCCGGCACTCGACGCATCCAAGGATGCGCTGGCGTTGGCGACCCATGCCGATGCCGTCTTGTTCGTGGCCACGGCAGGCAAGACCACGATCGGTGAAGTCCAGAGCGCCTTGCAGCAGCTGCGCCACGCTCGCGCAAAGGTAATCGGCACAGTGGTGACCCGGGCAAACCTATGAACGCGCACTCTGCCAGGTCAGCGGCAAACGGCTCAAGCGACATCAAGCCGCCTTCGCTGGCGATCATCATCACCTGCTTCAACTACGAGCGCTTTGTGTCCCAGGCGATCCGCAGCGTCACGTCGCAGTTACGCGATGATTGCCAGCTCATCGTGATCGATGACGGATCGACAGATGCGTCGTGGGAGGCGATCCGCGCCGAGGGGGTCGAAGCCTACCGGGTCGAAAATGGAGGTGCGCGTGCCGCCTGCCTGCATGGCATCGCGACGACGCGAGCGCCGTTTCTGCTTTTCCTCGACGCCGACGACGAGCTGGCGCCGGGAGCTCTCGACACGATTGTAAGTCACCTCGATAGCGGTGTTGCGAAGCTCCAGTTTCCACTCGTCCGCATTGATGAGCATGGTGCCCCGATCACCGGTCATCCCGTTCCGAAGCTCGAGAGCTTTCGCGATCGCCGCCTGACCGAAAGCGTCCTGCGCACCGGCGTCTACACCTCGCCACCCACCTCGGGAAATGTCTTTCGGCGCGACGTTTGCGAATTGTTGGCCGAAGTGGACTATGAGCCATGGATCGATGGCGTCATGCTGTTTGCGGCGCCGTTTTACGGCGATGTAGTGAGCCTGTCCGAGCCGCTTGGCCGATACCGGATTCACGGCTGCAACGACTCCGGTCTCGGCCGCGCCGTTGATCCGCAGGTCCTACGACGCGAACTGAAGCGGTTCGTCGATCGCATGAGGCATCTGCGGCAGATCCTGCAGCGTTTTGAGGTGGCACAGGATCTGGTACGGACCGAAGAGGCGTACTTTTATCTTGAGCGTTCCTTCTATCTCGCTGTCGCGGAAGGGCGCGACGTCTCGATCTCGACGACGTTCCGGCTTCTCAAAAAGCTTTGGGGTGGAGAGAACCAGCTCAGGACGAAGTGCACACTTGGCGGATTCCTGATGTTGACGGCGCTTTTGCCGAACCGGCGAGCTCAACGAAGCCTGTCCTATCGGCTCGATGTCGGGATCGTTCGATGATCGGATTTCTGCGCGCGATCTTGTGAGGCGAAGTCACCGGTCGACCAGCTCCAGGCGACCTGCTCCCGCCACGATCCTCATGCCCAGGCCAAGCAATGTCCCGGCATAGATCGCTGCACCGACTATGGACACCACGATCAGCTCGACGAGGTCATGCCAGCCGCGCCCGGCGATTTCCTCGCGGAGGATGAGCACGCCGATGGCCATCGCCGCGCCGGCGACGGGGATCTTCCAGATGTTCAGCAGCTGTTCGGAAATGCCCAGCGCCAGCAGTCGCCTGGTCTCCGTCAGGTAGAAAAAGAACATGATCGCTGCGAGCAGAACCCGGGCGATGCTGACGCCTGTCACCGAGTAGAGATAAAAGCCCGCGACAACCGCTACGAGGCGGAAGCAGAGATCGATGACGTTCAGCCGGAAGATGACATGCGGTCGATCGCTCGCGAGGCTTGCCGAGTTCAACGTCTGGAAATAGGGGATGGGCAAGATAGATAGCGCGAGAAGGCTGAGTAGCGGCGCTGATGCCTTCCATTGGTTTCCGAGCAGCAGGTCGGTCACTAGGTCCGCCGTCAGCGAGATACCGATACAGACCGGCAGCGAAACCATCGTAATAAAGCGAACCGCCTTCAGAAATGCTGTCCTCATGCGGTCGGGATCGGATGTGATCCGTGAAAATGCTGCCATGACAGGCTGTTGCGCCGGCCCGATGATACTTTGCGAGGGAATGACGGCGACGTCGCTCGCGACGGCATAGCGGCCAAGCGTCGGTTTGTCCGCGAAAGCACCGATCAGGAAGCGATCGAATTGCCAGTTCAGCGCGGCAACGAGCTGCGCGGAGCTGAACCAGCCGATAAAGCCGGCGAAGTCCTTCAGGCGCGACAGGGAAAACGCCGGCCTGTACGGCGCCAAGACATAGGAAAGGCAGGCTGCGGCTACCGATGCCGTCGCAAAGTTCGCAGCGATGGCCCAGTATCGTCCGCCCGACAGTACGATCGTGATGGCGACAATGCTCGCGCACACCTTCCCAAACGTTTCGAGAAGGAAGATCTGCCGGAAGCCGAGGTCTCTTGCAAAGTAGACCATTCCGGGGCTGTTCAACCCTCTTGCAATCGGTCCGATGGCGACGACCGCGACAAGCGGAATGAGCAAGGGATCTCGATTGAACACGGAAAACGGCCACACGATTGCGACGAGTATGACGGCAACAACGATGCTGCGGAGAAGACTGAGGGTGAAGCCGGTGTCCAGGTGAGTTTTGTCGATCGTATCCAGGCGTAATAGAGCCTGCGTGACCGGGACCTCAAGGACGGTGTCCACGATAACGACCATGGATGTTGCCAAAGCCGCAACGCCGAAATCGGTCGGCGTGAGAATCCGCGCAAGCACGAGAAGCGTCAGAAAATCGATAATTCTGGTCACGAAGCGTGAGAAGACAAGCCAGCCGGCACCTTTGAGGGCTCTCGACGCTAGCATGATGTCTCCCGATCCGCGGATGGGCTGAAGAAGGCGAGGGCGGGGAAACGGAGCGCGCGGACGATGCCGGACGATGGAGGTGCGGAGGAATGGCTGCCACTCGTCTTGTCTTGCACGAAACCCCCTTGCTATCGGTCCTGGGAGCGATATTGCGGCCGGACATCGTTCCGGCTGGAGAAGGAAAGACGGCATCTACAAGGTGATAATCGTATCACCGTCACCTATGCTACCAGCACGGCGCTCGATCCATCAAGTCTGCCTCGAGCGGTGCCGAGTAAATTATATGATATTATTTGGATTCCCGGCTCTCATCGAGCTTTTGTTATTTCGATCGAATACCCGATCTATTATATTCCCCGCGAGCGTGTTCATGCAGTTGTCCCTGTAATGGTGTTCGACAATGCGCATTGTTCATATTCTAAATCATACCCATCGTTCGAATGGACATGTGCACGCCGCCGTCGACCTTGCCTGTGCGCAGAGCAAGCTGGGCCATCAGGTGTGCGTTGCCAGCGGCGGCGGTGACTTCAAGGATCTGCTGGCGCGTAACGGCGTCGAAACCGTCTTCATCGACATGGAGAAAAAATCGCTGCGATTGCTGGGGTCGGTGGCGGCGCTGCACAGATATCTGCGTGCCTGGCGGCCGGATATCGTCCACGCTCACATGATCACCAGCGCGGTTCTCTCCTATCCGATCTGCAAGCTTGCGGGCGTGCCTTTGATAACGACCGTCCATAACGAGTTTGAAGACAGCGCAACGCTGATGAGGGTGGGCACGCGGGTGATCGCAGTGAGTGAGGCCGTCAGCGCCTCGATGCGGCAGCGCGGTGTTTCAGAGGAGAAGCTTCGCGTCGTCCTGAACGGTACGATCGGGTCGCCGCGGTTTGCGGACCATTCACATCAGCCGGTAACGCTGGAGTCGCCGAGCATACTCTTCGTCGGCGGTCTTCATCCGCGAAAAGGGCTTCCAGATTTGTTGGACGCGTTCGACGTCGCCTATGCGAGATATCCTACCGCTCGCCTCTATGTGGTCGGCGGCGGGCCGATGGCGTCTTCCTACAGGCAGATGGCAGAGAGAATGCAATGCGCCGCAGCCGTCAGCTTCGTCGGCGCGATCGACAACCCGTCGTCCTACATGCGCGGCGCCGATATTTTTGTCCTTCCCTCCCACGCCGACCCCGCACCGCTCGTGCTTTCAGAGGCGCGCGAAGCCCGCTGTGCGGTCATCGGAACAAATGTCGACGGCATTCCGCAACTGCTGGAGCATGGCGATGCCGGCATTCTTGTGCCGCCGCGCGATCCGGAGGCGCTGGCCGCGGCTCTCTGTGATCTCCTCGAAAGTCCTTCGCGTGTGCAGATCTGGCAGGAGAAGAGCCAGTTGCGCATCGATTACCTGACGGTCGATCGGGTCGTTCAAGAGACA harbors:
- a CDS encoding oligosaccharide flippase family protein yields the protein MLASRALKGAGWLVFSRFVTRIIDFLTLLVLARILTPTDFGVAALATSMVVIVDTVLEVPVTQALLRLDTIDKTHLDTGFTLSLLRSIVVAVILVAIVWPFSVFNRDPLLIPLVAVVAIGPIARGLNSPGMVYFARDLGFRQIFLLETFGKVCASIVAITIVLSGGRYWAIAANFATASVAAACLSYVLAPYRPAFSLSRLKDFAGFIGWFSSAQLVAALNWQFDRFLIGAFADKPTLGRYAVASDVAVIPSQSIIGPAQQPVMAAFSRITSDPDRMRTAFLKAVRFITMVSLPVCIGISLTADLVTDLLLGNQWKASAPLLSLLALSILPIPYFQTLNSASLASDRPHVIFRLNVIDLCFRLVAVVAGFYLYSVTGVSIARVLLAAIMFFFYLTETRRLLALGISEQLLNIWKIPVAGAAMAIGVLILREEIAGRGWHDLVELIVVSIVGAAIYAGTLLGLGMRIVAGAGRLELVDR
- a CDS encoding glycosyltransferase family 2 protein is translated as MNAHSARSAANGSSDIKPPSLAIIITCFNYERFVSQAIRSVTSQLRDDCQLIVIDDGSTDASWEAIRAEGVEAYRVENGGARAACLHGIATTRAPFLLFLDADDELAPGALDTIVSHLDSGVAKLQFPLVRIDEHGAPITGHPVPKLESFRDRRLTESVLRTGVYTSPPTSGNVFRRDVCELLAEVDYEPWIDGVMLFAAPFYGDVVSLSEPLGRYRIHGCNDSGLGRAVDPQVLRRELKRFVDRMRHLRQILQRFEVAQDLVRTEEAYFYLERSFYLAVAEGRDVSISTTFRLLKKLWGGENQLRTKCTLGGFLMLTALLPNRRAQRSLSYRLDVGIVR
- a CDS encoding Wzz/FepE/Etk N-terminal domain-containing protein; this encodes MMFSNLRPLERSSRLWRFDDGNADAGSDGPLALVRTMCLLALRHKTLLIACTAVGLVAAGLYANSLPRTYVSSATLLLEPRQAAIPGLEGVAQQGLDLNRADSELQIIRSERLLSSVFDSLGLQSNPELGPQAPTEADRILSPLHKLWGGDETSGGEARAPSASDSTRRLETDARRAAFSNFAKRLDARRVGQSYVIEIEYSSSDPALPARVANAAVSAYIMQAVAFKAQAVLAGGGALQGRLDALDAQVDAANEAMKRGVLPAIPTPDADARIIGAALTPLSPASPRPKLIILLGGLLGLFAGSCLVALNFAFDRKILTADELARETGVPCLGSVPDVGDGPASTGRLHKQQCHYATAIRDLRTSVEIACSTLRSERSIVIALVGWSSGSGVSTLCFSLAQLIRGSGRYVTLFQEKEWPERSNGEARVAAPTSLADAAISGGQQDLLFRNLDGVAVLPIHSTDKKANLFADFRSPRVGRLLDAARLQGDVLLDLPALDASKDALALATHADAVLFVATAGKTTIGEVQSALQQLRHARAKVIGTVVTRANL
- a CDS encoding polysaccharide biosynthesis/export family protein, encoding MPYGPAWARLAVLAMACAGLAAAPAFAEDYILGPQDTLKVRVFEWRPTSGTAFEWVPLTGEFTISAAGNLSLPIIGTVPAAGKTLEQVADSIGERLQAQVGLQKRPNASVEVAEYRPFFVTGAVANPGKFNYSPGLTVVQALSMAGGLGPANGNLIDLQRDVLSDRGDVRTLEAERLGLLARQARTDAVVKDSSAVVFPADLTTRSEQPAAARMMAEEKSLFEARKESMANEIDALNQAKVLTTNQIESLKAKAASLAKQIELANKDVGSVNKLVAQGLTLSARELGANQNLAQLESQNLDVSLALLKAQQDLARMDQDMANVRNRYRVDALTESGEVRDKLAANAEKIQTTRSQISNLEANAPAAAATIDENGGLSFTTIIDRAQDGVMRTIAVSDNDLVKPGDVVRVERSEKARAQTTSN
- a CDS encoding glycosyltransferase family 4 protein, producing MRIVHILNHTHRSNGHVHAAVDLACAQSKLGHQVCVASGGGDFKDLLARNGVETVFIDMEKKSLRLLGSVAALHRYLRAWRPDIVHAHMITSAVLSYPICKLAGVPLITTVHNEFEDSATLMRVGTRVIAVSEAVSASMRQRGVSEEKLRVVLNGTIGSPRFADHSHQPVTLESPSILFVGGLHPRKGLPDLLDAFDVAYARYPTARLYVVGGGPMASSYRQMAERMQCAAAVSFVGAIDNPSSYMRGADIFVLPSHADPAPLVLSEAREARCAVIGTNVDGIPQLLEHGDAGILVPPRDPEALAAALCDLLESPSRVQIWQEKSQLRIDYLTVDRVVQETMLVYVGALEKDAA
- a CDS encoding glycosyltransferase — its product is MRVAIIHYWLVGMRGGEKVLEALCDIYPSADIYTHVFDPSAISDTIKRHSIRTTFIDGLPYARRMYKRYLPLMPMALEQIDLSDYDLVISSESGPAKGVIPTSPAVHVCYCHSPMRYIWNMYNRYYHDSGLMTRMMMPPLAHYLRTWDVATANRVDDFVANSSTVAHRIKSYYRRDAVVIHPPVDTRAFRPVPSSDVNDYFLMVGELVSYKRPDLAVEAFNRLGLKLVVIGGGELLNHLRKIAGPTVTILGPQPFDVLKHHYARCQALIFPGEEDFGIVPVEAMASGRPVIAYGRGGATETVVAGKTGVFFNSQTVDSLIEAIERFRRSDFNPGDAVARAAEFRTDVFMEKFGAFVGRATGVVSDVASLDYGARAVSLR
- a CDS encoding sugar transferase is translated as MKGIAGGVKCGLDIFLASAGLIVLSPMILMVIAILLVLQGRPIFIAHPRIGRRGAVFPCLKFRTMVPDAADVLTRYLAANPRERAEWKATRKLKNDPRITPFGAFLRRSSVDEIPQLFNVIRGQMSLVGPRPIVASEAELYGSHFSDYIRVRPGLTGLWQISGRSDTSYSARVELDVRYVTEHTVWGDVVIMARTIPAVLRSRGSY